In Shumkonia mesophila, the following are encoded in one genomic region:
- the recR gene encoding recombination mediator RecR, with translation MVTSDIEHLISLMAKLPGLGPRSARRAVLYLLKRRDALMGPLAQAMAGAAVSVRACSECGNLDSTDPCHLCTDPKRDPSLICVVEDVAGLWALERTAAFRGRYHVLGGTLSALDGVGPEELRIPRLVERAGRSEVKEVILATGVTVEGQTTAHYIVERLAGCGVVVSGLAHGVPVGGELDYLDDGTLNAALKARRPVS, from the coding sequence ATGGTCACGTCCGACATCGAGCATCTGATCTCCCTGATGGCCAAGCTGCCGGGGTTGGGCCCGCGCTCGGCCCGGCGCGCCGTACTTTACCTGTTGAAGCGGCGCGACGCCCTGATGGGCCCGCTGGCCCAGGCCATGGCCGGCGCCGCCGTCAGCGTCCGGGCCTGTTCCGAATGCGGCAACCTCGATTCCACCGATCCCTGCCACCTGTGCACCGATCCCAAGCGCGATCCCTCCCTGATCTGCGTGGTCGAGGACGTGGCCGGCCTGTGGGCGCTGGAGCGCACCGCCGCCTTCCGTGGCCGCTATCACGTGCTGGGCGGCACCCTCTCGGCTTTGGACGGTGTCGGCCCCGAGGAGCTGCGCATCCCCAGGCTCGTCGAGCGAGCCGGCCGGAGCGAGGTGAAAGAGGTGATCCTGGCCACCGGCGTTACTGTCGAAGGGCAGACTACCGCGCACTATATCGTCGAGCGGCTGGCCGGCTGCGGGGTGGTCGTTTCCGGGCTGGCCCACGGCGTGCCGGTCGGCGGCGAGTTGGATTACCTGGACGACGGCACGCTGAACGCGGCGCTGAAGGCCCGCCGGCCGGTGTCGTGA